In Patescibacteria group bacterium, the following are encoded in one genomic region:
- a CDS encoding PEP/pyruvate-binding domain-containing protein: MKVLYLRNLMGLEVSQIGGKAFNLGKLIMAGFNVPSRGFVLDVDVLDSWPSGREEVADFFVDYFGGQVVAVRSSAVAEDSGSASFAGQYKTTLHVRTREEFLRAVDDFVAGLLDDGIQAYQTVVKQKDSGRRQAALIVQEMVEAEIAGVLFTVNPLDGLDEMMITAASGIGEALVSGQVTGDTYVVDRDGMLKKMVIGGVKKDLRDGVGLMTNRDVAERILDDSLLMYLVKIGKRVEELFQCPQDIEWAIVGSQIFLLQARPITAMSTLGLQRQKVIDDLGNSFEKERARLEELGVVLATDCFSDQNIAELLTRHPTPMAFGAFCYIFADGEAGIRLGRNQMGYEIGSELDHGFFRLVGGQPRCSIVHDAFTYRIAGIPLSDYAILVRYYLEKIAEDSKMANYPEVVLYKQDPSLEFLTELFGAEKAQFYRVAFDRFFTGLAVLIEQTVLEMKTFEDDFRAYIAREKVKMESLDMNLQANIALCMEMFDHLRTVACVMFVKVARLGFFAYARLREKMALHYGKEKGEQLLATLTSGLDNDPSLHFNVCLAQYRDGQITFSELLERYGHLGANELEVSGLRYHEDSSLLERYAEQIAGDPRVELARRKAECDKVRATVATELGEEVASWVEVARQYLAGRELIKYLYLMEYDLVRQMLLRIEKILHWEDDLVFCLYPGEIPMLQYDSERIHRKAVARLQRRREQMNIYVPPVIFSDDLERIGQSPYQASDKILTGFGVTDQVVTGEVVKVADPRDRKQIAKLFAGCVLVTMTTDPSWAPLIAAIGSNGGLVTEIGGPLAHGAIVARELGIGAVLDVTGAMQILQDGMRVEVNGPLGVVKILD, from the coding sequence ATGAAAGTTCTATACCTGAGAAATCTGATGGGTTTGGAAGTGTCGCAGATTGGTGGCAAAGCATTTAATTTGGGCAAGTTAATTATGGCTGGATTTAATGTACCAAGTAGAGGTTTTGTGTTAGATGTGGATGTTTTGGACAGTTGGCCAAGTGGACGTGAAGAAGTAGCAGATTTTTTTGTAGATTATTTTGGTGGACAAGTCGTAGCTGTGAGAAGTTCAGCAGTAGCAGAAGATTCTGGATCAGCTTCTTTTGCTGGTCAGTACAAAACTACCTTGCATGTTAGGACTAGGGAAGAATTTTTGCGAGCAGTTGATGATTTCGTTGCTGGTTTGCTTGATGATGGCATTCAAGCATATCAGACAGTAGTTAAGCAGAAAGATTCAGGTCGACGGCAGGCAGCTTTGATTGTTCAGGAAATGGTTGAAGCAGAAATTGCTGGTGTGCTTTTTACGGTTAACCCACTCGATGGTTTGGACGAGATGATGATTACAGCAGCTTCTGGTATTGGTGAGGCATTGGTATCTGGTCAGGTGACTGGAGATACATATGTTGTTGATAGAGATGGGATGCTCAAAAAGATGGTTATCGGCGGTGTAAAAAAAGATTTGCGAGATGGTGTTGGCTTGATGACAAATAGAGATGTTGCTGAGAGAATTTTGGATGATAGTTTGCTGATGTATTTAGTAAAAATTGGCAAGCGGGTTGAAGAACTATTCCAATGTCCGCAAGATATCGAATGGGCAATTGTTGGTTCGCAGATTTTTTTGCTGCAAGCTCGACCAATTACGGCAATGTCTACTTTGGGTTTGCAGCGTCAAAAAGTTATTGATGATCTTGGAAATTCTTTTGAAAAAGAGAGAGCGAGATTGGAAGAGTTAGGTGTTGTATTGGCAACTGATTGTTTTTCTGATCAAAATATTGCTGAGCTTTTGACTCGTCATCCTACGCCAATGGCTTTTGGAGCATTCTGTTATATTTTTGCTGATGGCGAAGCTGGAATCCGGCTTGGTCGCAATCAAATGGGTTATGAGATTGGGTCAGAACTTGATCATGGTTTTTTCAGATTAGTTGGTGGTCAACCTCGTTGTAGTATTGTTCATGATGCTTTTACTTATCGGATTGCTGGAATTCCGTTGTCGGATTATGCGATTTTGGTGAGATATTATTTGGAGAAAATTGCTGAAGATTCTAAAATGGCAAATTATCCAGAAGTAGTGCTCTATAAGCAAGATCCGAGTTTGGAATTTCTGACAGAATTGTTTGGAGCAGAAAAAGCACAGTTCTATCGAGTGGCTTTTGATCGATTTTTTACTGGATTAGCAGTGTTGATTGAGCAAACGGTGTTGGAGATGAAGACATTCGAAGATGATTTTAGGGCTTATATTGCAAGAGAGAAAGTCAAGATGGAAAGTTTGGACATGAATCTTCAAGCTAATATTGCTCTATGCATGGAAATGTTTGATCATCTGCGAACTGTTGCTTGTGTGATGTTTGTTAAAGTTGCACGTTTGGGATTTTTTGCTTATGCACGACTTCGAGAAAAAATGGCATTGCATTATGGTAAAGAAAAGGGCGAGCAGTTGTTAGCAACATTAACTAGTGGATTGGATAATGATCCGTCTTTGCATTTCAATGTTTGTTTGGCACAGTATCGTGATGGTCAAATCACTTTTTCTGAACTTTTGGAAAGATATGGTCATTTGGGTGCGAATGAACTAGAGGTTTCAGGATTGCGTTATCATGAAGATTCAAGTTTGTTGGAGCGTTACGCAGAACAGATTGCTGGAGATCCTCGTGTTGAATTGGCACGCAGAAAGGCAGAATGTGATAAGGTTCGTGCAACTGTGGCAACGGAATTGGGAGAAGAAGTGGCTAGCTGGGTTGAGGTAGCGCGACAGTATTTGGCTGGTAGAGAATTAATCAAATATCTTTATTTGATGGAATATGATTTAGTTCGGCAAATGTTACTTAGAATCGAAAAGATTTTACATTGGGAAGATGATTTGGTCTTCTGTCTTTATCCAGGAGAGATTCCAATGTTGCAATATGATAGCGAACGTATCCATAGAAAAGCAGTTGCGCGTTTGCAGCGTAGGCGTGAGCAAATGAATATCTATGTTCCGCCAGTAATTTTCTCTGATGATTTGGAGAGGATCGGTCAATCTCCATATCAAGCATCTGATAAGATTTTGACTGGCTTTGGAGTGACAGATCAGGTGGTGACTGGAGAGGTAGTTAAAGTGGCTGATCCAAGGGATAGAAAACAAATTGCCAAGCTTTTTGCAGGTTGTGTTCTAGTGACAATGACAACTGATCCTTCTTGGGCCCCATTGATTGCAGCGATTGGTAGTAACGGTGGTTTGGTGACTGAGATTGGAGGTCCTTTGGCGCATGGGGCAATTGTAGCTAGAGAATTGGGAATTGGCGCTGTCTTGGATGTTACTGGAGCAATGCAGATTTTGCAGGATGGAATGAGAGTAGAGGTTAATGGTCCTTTGGGAGTTGTGAAGATTTTGGATTGA
- a CDS encoding pyridoxal-dependent decarboxylase, whose translation MNVNKRQDWEWPENGHDQQGIAKIVASISSPYEQEIPPFCYPGTTLPKGVLGRAKSLLAKQINAIGSHTHIEIDDNGNLKFQDGEGGFEVVQRMEAEAIWMLASVIGGTPATTEGYFCGGGTEANIEGLWIGRQYLRQCPDPNNRGIVALATPLQHFSISQALEMLDFGEPQWLHCVHCSKDHLFTPDHRGCGLNLVGMNERGEMDIGSLQEIVNQKIHEGFRRFLIIATAGTTVLGSIDPIEAISNFIDRNTTQDVRFYLHVDASFGGFTIPFCNINAPKIGFNVPNVMSVTIDGDKMGRLPYPAGVFLCRKDLMRLVARRVQYVRGHDHDTVSGSRSCLSPVLARYLFQAEGQNGQRKYVQQCLETRNELVRLIKENANLNWIKIMPYSPHVNFAPMVIDIEGGEIPKQILEHGILQPYHLRSDYFPKNTLDPLSCPLIVYKICIMPHTIPFIKRFVSDLDLADQEWKKAHQ comes from the coding sequence ATGAACGTCAACAAAAGACAAGATTGGGAATGGCCAGAAAATGGACATGATCAACAAGGTATTGCCAAAATCGTAGCCAGCATTTCTTCACCATATGAACAAGAGATTCCGCCATTTTGTTATCCTGGTACAACTCTGCCAAAAGGCGTACTTGGTCGTGCAAAAAGTCTGCTCGCTAAACAAATCAATGCTATTGGCAGTCATACCCACATTGAAATTGACGATAATGGAAATTTGAAATTCCAAGATGGTGAAGGCGGTTTTGAAGTTGTTCAAAGAATGGAAGCTGAAGCAATCTGGATGCTTGCATCAGTTATCGGTGGCACACCAGCAACAACCGAAGGATATTTTTGCGGAGGTGGTACTGAAGCCAATATTGAAGGACTCTGGATCGGCAGACAATATTTGCGCCAATGTCCAGATCCTAATAATCGCGGAATTGTCGCATTAGCAACTCCTTTGCAGCACTTCTCTATTTCTCAAGCTTTAGAAATGCTCGATTTTGGCGAACCGCAATGGTTACATTGCGTTCACTGTAGCAAAGATCATCTGTTTACACCAGATCATCGCGGTTGCGGACTCAATCTTGTTGGCATGAACGAACGAGGCGAAATGGATATTGGATCATTACAAGAAATTGTTAACCAAAAAATCCATGAAGGCTTCAGAAGATTTCTGATTATTGCAACAGCTGGAACAACTGTACTTGGCTCAATTGATCCAATCGAAGCGATCAGTAATTTCATTGATCGCAACACTACTCAAGATGTCCGATTTTATTTGCATGTTGATGCTAGCTTTGGCGGTTTTACAATTCCTTTTTGCAACATTAATGCACCTAAAATTGGATTCAATGTTCCTAATGTCATGTCAGTAACCATTGACGGCGACAAAATGGGAAGACTACCTTATCCTGCTGGAGTTTTTCTCTGTCGCAAAGATTTGATGAGACTTGTTGCTCGACGTGTTCAATACGTCCGAGGTCATGATCATGACACTGTTTCTGGATCACGATCTTGCCTCTCTCCTGTTTTAGCTCGATATCTCTTTCAGGCAGAAGGACAGAATGGACAACGAAAATATGTCCAACAATGTCTTGAAACAAGAAATGAGCTAGTTAGATTGATTAAGGAAAATGCTAATCTAAATTGGATCAAAATTATGCCGTATTCACCTCATGTCAACTTTGCTCCAATGGTCATTGACATTGAAGGTGGAGAAATCCCCAAACAAATCCTAGAACATGGAATTCTTCAGCCTTATCATCTTCGTTCTGATTATTTTCCAAAAAATACGTTAGATCCACTCAGTTGTCCATTGATTGTCTACAAGATTTGTATTATGCCCCACACTATTCCTTTCATCAAACGTTTTGTTTCTGATCTTGACCTAGCTGACCAAGAATGGAAAAAAGCTCACCAGTAA
- a CDS encoding NAD(P)H-hydrate dehydratase, whose translation MKPIEQDKLLFPEILAPRPKEAHKKSVGSVMIVAGSDGMSGAATLCSEATMRAGAGIVLLAFPKSLSEIYTKLIPEVLTLPCDETKEKTLALSSLDKILEEAKKYDVILIGPGLSQNNETRKLICELFKNLKNLHKNVVLDADGLNAIAGQIELLEKLGDNKTILLPHAGEMARLTNKDVDNIQRDREWLVRKKAKEWKCVLVIKGYETVISDGERVIINKSGGPELATAGTGDALAGMVAAHFAGNVNLPFEATATAVYLHGLAGDMVSKKLGERSVLATDVINMLPEVIKKVLNKLD comes from the coding sequence ATGAAACCTATCGAGCAAGATAAATTATTATTTCCAGAAATTCTAGCTCCCAGACCAAAAGAAGCTCACAAAAAATCTGTTGGCAGTGTGATGATTGTTGCTGGATCTGATGGGATGTCTGGAGCAGCAACTTTATGTTCTGAAGCAACAATGCGTGCTGGAGCTGGAATTGTGCTTTTGGCATTTCCAAAAAGTTTGTCTGAAATTTATACAAAATTAATTCCAGAAGTTTTGACATTGCCTTGCGATGAGACAAAAGAAAAAACTTTGGCATTGTCATCTTTAGATAAAATTTTGGAAGAAGCAAAAAAATACGATGTGATTTTGATTGGTCCAGGATTATCTCAAAATAATGAAACAAGAAAATTGATTTGTGAATTGTTTAAAAATCTAAAAAATTTGCATAAAAATGTGGTTTTAGATGCTGATGGATTAAACGCTATTGCTGGTCAAATAGAATTATTAGAAAAATTAGGTGATAACAAAACTATTTTATTGCCTCATGCTGGTGAGATGGCGAGATTAACAAATAAAGATGTTGATAATATTCAAAGAGATCGAGAATGGCTAGTTAGAAAAAAGGCAAAAGAATGGAAATGTGTTTTAGTGATAAAAGGTTATGAAACAGTTATTTCTGATGGTGAAAGAGTAATAATTAATAAATCTGGCGGACCGGAATTAGCAACTGCTGGAACTGGCGATGCTTTGGCGGGCATGGTCGCTGCTCACTTTGCAGGAAATGTTAATCTGCCTTTTGAAGCAACTGCAACTGCTGTATATTTGCATGGTTTGGCTGGAGATATGGTTAGCAAAAAGTTAGGTGAACGTTCTGTTTTGGCGACTGATGTGATAAATATGTTGCCTGAGGTAATAAAGAAAGTGTTAAATAAGTTAGACTAG
- a CDS encoding HD domain-containing protein: protein MLRKMPSLLQIKSFMKKVAKENGISEQVDETWDHETRVWKFAEKIAKLAIKNGNKVDLDFLKIACYTHDLGRMVSGSKASKELEPAIFHGMRGYKLAKEQGWPEKLARVCIRHMGGIGQTKEVNKKIGLGNKDTLAKTIEEKILAYADCRTFFNVEKGRADIYPFDVTYRRFKVYPRAGELLLKNKKFIDKITGGKLD, encoded by the coding sequence ATGTTGAGAAAAATGCCTAGTTTGTTGCAGATAAAAAGCTTTATGAAGAAAGTGGCGAAAGAAAATGGAATTTCGGAACAAGTTGATGAAACTTGGGATCATGAGACTCGAGTTTGGAAATTTGCAGAAAAAATTGCAAAATTAGCAATTAAAAATGGCAATAAAGTTGATTTGGATTTTTTGAAGATTGCTTGTTATACTCATGATTTGGGCAGAATGGTTTCTGGAAGCAAAGCTTCAAAGGAATTAGAGCCAGCAATTTTTCATGGAATGCGAGGTTATAAATTGGCGAAAGAGCAAGGTTGGCCAGAGAAATTGGCAAGGGTTTGCATTCGGCATATGGGAGGTATCGGACAGACAAAGGAAGTGAATAAAAAAATAGGATTAGGAAACAAAGATACTTTGGCAAAAACAATTGAAGAAAAGATTTTAGCTTATGCTGATTGTCGGACTTTTTTTAATGTAGAAAAAGGTAGGGCAGACATTTATCCTTTTGATGTAACTTATCGCAGATTTAAAGTTTATCCTAGAGCAGGAGAATTATTGTTAAAAAATAAAAAGTTTATTGATAAAATAACTGGTGGAAAATTGGATTAA
- a CDS encoding presenilin family intramembrane aspartyl protease, producing the protein MAKFSKTFFIYEAVLFLITQFLGLYLGWRLFQIEEVKELVAKQSYSLWQFLIAFAVGTVVVLFVIKYAKSRIIFSGFFYILIFLGCVAFFDVFALGYLGLGLALLVVILRRFMPSVLTHNLAIILAISGISSYIGLSFLPLQIIIMLVILSIYDFIAVFKTKHMVLMFKKMMENGANLSIIVPNKLIGFLAGMDKAKPGQDFIFLGTGDLAFPIIFAVSVLRNSLLSSILVIAGALLGVMAINIYFYFKKERTAFPALPPITIGCIIGYLVSLFF; encoded by the coding sequence ATGGCAAAGTTTTCAAAAACATTTTTTATTTATGAAGCTGTTTTATTTTTGATAACGCAGTTTTTGGGTTTGTATCTTGGCTGGCGGCTTTTTCAAATTGAAGAAGTAAAAGAATTAGTAGCGAAGCAGTCATATTCATTATGGCAATTTTTAATTGCATTTGCTGTTGGAACTGTAGTTGTTTTATTTGTAATAAAATATGCAAAAAGCAGAATAATATTTTCTGGCTTTTTTTATATTTTGATATTTTTGGGTTGTGTTGCTTTTTTTGATGTTTTTGCTTTAGGATATTTAGGATTGGGTTTGGCTTTGTTGGTTGTAATATTGCGAAGATTTATGCCTTCTGTTTTGACACATAATCTGGCAATTATTTTAGCAATTTCTGGAATTAGTTCGTATATTGGTTTGTCATTTTTGCCTTTGCAAATAATTATTATGCTTGTTATTCTATCTATTTATGATTTTATTGCAGTTTTCAAAACTAAACATATGGTTTTGATGTTTAAAAAAATGATGGAAAATGGCGCTAATTTGTCAATTATTGTACCTAATAAATTGATCGGTTTTTTGGCTGGAATGGATAAAGCAAAGCCAGGTCAAGATTTTATTTTTCTTGGAACTGGAGATTTGGCTTTTCCAATTATATTTGCTGTTTCAGTTTTAAGAAATAGTTTGTTAAGTTCGATTTTAGTGATTGCTGGAGCTTTGTTGGGAGTGATGGCAATAAATATCTATTTTTATTTTAAGAAAGAGAGAACTGCTTTTCCGGCATTGCCACCAATAACAATTGGCTGTATAATTGGATATCTGGTTTCATTATTTTTTTAG
- the trpS gene encoding tryptophan--tRNA ligase: MFSPDWEGEEGEMTDRKQVVLSGIRATGQMHLGNYLGAMRHFVELSRDPSKRCFFFVADLHTLTTLKDRQQMAKHLPNIVLDYLAAGIDPRVATLYAQSSVPEISELFWLLCNFMPVADLLLCPSYKDKASKNPQIAGLLNYPILMAADILAPRGELIPVGHDQIPHVEMARQIARDFNREVEEELFVIPEHLGGESITVKGLHGEGKMGKSEKPDSTIFLTDSYDIVWGKLRTATTDPDRKRRNDPGNPAVCNVFTLHTLLSPDEKFREMAEGCRTASIGCIDCKKELMIHLWKLLAEFQANRQRILQNGGIDYVRNVLIEGGKNARSVIQFTVQRAQELMGVATYL; encoded by the coding sequence ATGTTTTCCCCAGATTGGGAAGGAGAGGAGGGAGAAATGACAGACAGAAAACAGGTAGTTCTTTCAGGAATTAGAGCGACAGGACAAATGCATTTGGGCAATTACCTTGGAGCAATGCGTCATTTTGTGGAATTAAGCAGAGATCCTAGCAAGCGATGTTTTTTCTTTGTGGCTGATTTGCACACATTGACGACTTTGAAAGATCGGCAACAAATGGCAAAGCATTTGCCAAATATCGTTTTGGATTATTTGGCTGCTGGAATTGATCCTAGGGTTGCAACTTTGTATGCTCAGTCATCTGTGCCAGAAATTTCCGAGCTTTTTTGGCTATTGTGCAATTTTATGCCAGTTGCTGATTTGTTGCTTTGTCCGTCTTACAAGGATAAGGCGTCCAAGAATCCTCAAATTGCTGGTTTGTTGAATTATCCAATTCTGATGGCTGCTGATATTTTGGCTCCCAGAGGCGAATTGATTCCTGTCGGCCATGATCAAATTCCGCACGTTGAAATGGCAAGACAGATTGCTCGTGATTTTAATCGAGAGGTTGAAGAAGAGCTTTTTGTAATTCCAGAACATTTGGGTGGCGAATCAATTACTGTGAAGGGGTTGCATGGTGAAGGAAAGATGGGTAAAAGTGAAAAGCCGGATTCAACTATTTTCTTGACTGATAGCTATGATATTGTTTGGGGTAAATTGCGGACAGCAACTACTGATCCAGATAGGAAAAGAAGAAATGATCCAGGAAATCCAGCAGTTTGCAATGTATTTACTTTGCACACACTTTTGTCTCCAGATGAGAAATTCCGAGAAATGGCCGAAGGTTGTCGAACTGCTTCGATTGGATGCATTGATTGTAAGAAAGAATTGATGATTCATTTGTGGAAATTGTTGGCTGAATTTCAAGCAAATCGCCAGCGAATTTTGCAGAATGGAGGCATTGATTATGTTAGGAATGTTCTGATTGAAGGTGGAAAAAATGCAAGGTCTGTGATTCAGTTTACTGTGCAAAGAGCACAAGAATTGATGGGTGTAGCAACTTATCTTTGA
- a CDS encoding host attachment protein, which yields MLQNKDVTKLNRLQSDKEDVVTIYLNCDQRRYKPEEIEEKLKDLLKIVGEKLGAEETKKIEEWIDLRLDKKVKGMAFYASPSKNFWSIYKFPCPIKTGAYVEKNVHIEQLLQVLDELERYCVVVCDKEKAKIFTVFLGVIQDFSYIFDEFPGKHDQGGLAQQNQASHTEEHVRQHLKKINEQLFKFWKEKGFDRLILAGSKEVLPELKKVLHTELKNRVVGEFFTELFKPNEHFLEQSLVVQEKVERQNEKKLVDELNNSLNGQLAVAGLKKVLDAIQERDIKALLVDSKLSTTGKKCPNCDFLGLDEVVCPYCSFKTEDVKDVVDELVQKAYSHRAKIEFVENNEVLAGMGGIGAMLRF from the coding sequence ATGTTGCAAAATAAAGACGTAACCAAACTTAACCGCTTACAAAGTGATAAAGAAGATGTTGTGACAATTTATTTGAATTGCGATCAAAGAAGATACAAGCCAGAAGAAATAGAAGAAAAATTAAAAGATTTATTGAAAATTGTTGGAGAAAAATTAGGTGCTGAAGAAACAAAGAAAATTGAAGAATGGATTGATTTAAGATTAGATAAAAAAGTTAAAGGCATGGCATTTTATGCTAGTCCGTCTAAAAATTTTTGGTCGATTTATAAATTTCCTTGTCCAATTAAAACAGGAGCTTATGTTGAAAAGAATGTTCATATCGAACAATTATTGCAAGTCTTGGATGAATTAGAAAGGTATTGTGTTGTAGTTTGTGACAAGGAAAAAGCAAAAATATTTACAGTTTTTTTGGGTGTCATTCAAGATTTTAGTTATATTTTTGATGAGTTTCCAGGAAAGCATGATCAAGGTGGATTAGCGCAACAAAATCAGGCTTCGCATACTGAAGAACATGTTCGTCAGCATTTGAAAAAAATTAATGAACAATTATTTAAGTTCTGGAAAGAAAAAGGATTTGATAGATTAATTCTAGCTGGATCAAAAGAGGTCTTGCCGGAATTAAAAAAAGTTTTGCATACGGAATTAAAAAATAGAGTAGTCGGTGAATTTTTTACAGAATTATTTAAGCCTAACGAACATTTTTTGGAGCAGTCTTTAGTAGTTCAAGAAAAAGTAGAAAGACAGAATGAAAAAAAATTAGTTGATGAATTAAATAACAGCTTGAACGGTCAATTAGCAGTTGCTGGTTTGAAAAAAGTTTTAGATGCAATTCAAGAAAGAGATATAAAAGCTTTATTAGTGGATTCTAAATTAAGTACAACCGGCAAGAAATGTCCAAATTGTGATTTTTTGGGATTGGATGAAGTTGTTTGTCCTTATTGCAGTTTTAAAACTGAAGATGTGAAAGATGTTGTTGATGAATTAGTTCAAAAAGCATATAGCCATCGCGCGAAAATAGAGTTTGTTGAAAATAATGAAGTATTAGCGGGAATGGGTGGGATTGGAGCGATGCTACGGTTCTAG
- a CDS encoding chitobiase/beta-hexosaminidase C-terminal domain-containing protein: MTKFNKIFIWSVVFVLTIFGLANFSQARTWTQSGTDGLGDTANWNFYGFQTIGNSLFTGSLYVGPANGAQAFTTSDGSTWVSVDATGFGDGNNYSYGGGNTTFNNNVYFCLRNITTGAEVWSTSNTGVLSASQVNVDGFGAGNQNADCYFLKEYKGILYGGTENTTAGGQVYAYSNGTTWTQTNTNGFGSINNDIFYSGEVFKNYLYVGTRNATTGGQIWRTDGSTWSQVTGDAFGVGNASYGIMTLQTFGNYLYAGIANNGGAQIWRTSDGVNWTNTGFSSTFSLSIQGMYATDNLLFAGTSNLGSGAGVFETSDGTNWIQNNVGGFGTSGIMGNIIVRGMGLFGDYLYAGAFKANGGTIWKTDIIPPIVTASPDNKASRKKIKVTLSSNDSSGSIYYTTDGSIPTTGSNLYTGQITFKKTKILKFIGVDTEGNVSSVQTKHYVVTSYPYLYNTNKELREKNGTIKFYNISTSKYGKKFKPFSSGLKYFTVADPNQDNKTEIIANNGNEIKFYNSKRKLRYTLKSANDYLTFGDINNSKKEKTLIAKAKTLKIYNKTSLEKTFNFSENIKSIAVGRVLKYDQPLIIVGFDDQIKLYKYKNKSLVLKKTKSLNYSKLLAYDLDTNGTDNIIYSKNKKVYVLNKKLKKKFSFSAGGSFLAVADVNDDYLLEILASTGKKLKTYSNEGILLNSKKDSGKWIGARF, translated from the coding sequence ATGACAAAATTTAACAAAATTTTTATTTGGAGCGTTGTTTTTGTGTTAACAATTTTTGGCTTGGCTAATTTTAGCCAAGCTAGAACATGGACGCAAAGCGGGACAGATGGATTAGGAGATACAGCTAATTGGAATTTCTATGGTTTTCAGACAATTGGCAATTCACTTTTTACGGGATCTTTGTATGTGGGTCCTGCTAATGGCGCTCAAGCTTTTACAACGTCAGATGGATCAACTTGGGTTTCAGTTGATGCAACTGGTTTTGGAGATGGCAACAATTATTCTTATGGAGGCGGAAATACAACATTTAACAATAATGTTTATTTTTGTTTGAGAAATATTACAACTGGAGCAGAGGTTTGGTCAACATCAAATACTGGCGTTTTGTCTGCTTCACAAGTTAATGTGGATGGTTTTGGAGCTGGCAATCAAAATGCTGATTGTTATTTCTTGAAAGAATATAAGGGTATTTTGTATGGCGGAACGGAAAATACAACTGCAGGAGGTCAAGTTTATGCTTATTCTAATGGAACAACTTGGACACAAACAAATACTAATGGTTTTGGCAGTATTAATAACGATATTTTTTATTCAGGTGAGGTTTTTAAAAACTACTTATATGTTGGAACACGCAATGCTACAACTGGCGGACAGATTTGGCGGACAGATGGAAGTACTTGGTCGCAGGTAACTGGCGATGCATTTGGAGTTGGCAATGCTAGTTATGGAATTATGACTCTGCAAACTTTTGGTAATTATCTTTATGCTGGTATTGCTAACAATGGCGGTGCGCAAATTTGGCGAACTAGCGATGGTGTTAACTGGACAAATACTGGTTTTAGCAGCACTTTTAGCTTGAGTATTCAAGGTATGTATGCAACTGACAATTTATTGTTTGCTGGGACCTCAAATCTTGGCAGTGGAGCAGGTGTTTTTGAAACAAGCGATGGTACAAATTGGATTCAAAATAATGTTGGAGGTTTTGGTACAAGCGGTATTATGGGCAATATTATAGTAAGGGGTATGGGGTTATTTGGCGATTATTTGTATGCTGGCGCATTTAAAGCTAATGGAGGTACAATTTGGAAAACCGATATAATTCCTCCGATTGTGACAGCTAGCCCAGATAATAAAGCTTCTAGAAAAAAGATTAAAGTGACATTATCAAGCAATGACAGTTCAGGATCAATTTATTACACAACTGATGGTTCAATACCGACAACTGGATCAAATTTGTATACTGGACAGATAACTTTTAAAAAGACTAAAATTTTAAAATTTATTGGTGTTGATACTGAAGGCAATGTGAGTTCAGTTCAAACGAAACATTATGTTGTAACAAGCTATCCATATTTATATAATACTAACAAAGAATTGCGCGAGAAGAATGGGACAATAAAATTTTATAATATTTCAACTTCTAAATATGGCAAGAAATTTAAGCCGTTTTCTTCTGGTTTGAAATATTTTACGGTTGCTGATCCAAATCAAGATAATAAGACAGAAATTATTGCAAATAATGGAAATGAAATTAAGTTTTATAATTCTAAAAGAAAGCTAAGATATACTTTGAAAAGTGCGAATGATTATTTAACATTTGGTGATATTAATAATAGCAAAAAAGAAAAAACTTTGATTGCAAAAGCTAAGACTTTAAAAATTTATAACAAGACAAGTTTAGAGAAAACATTTAATTTTTCAGAAAATATAAAAAGTATTGCAGTCGGCAGAGTATTGAAATATGATCAGCCTTTGATAATTGTTGGTTTTGATGATCAGATTAAATTATATAAATATAAAAATAAAAGTTTAGTTTTGAAAAAAACAAAGTCATTAAACTACAGTAAATTATTGGCTTATGATTTGGATACTAATGGAACTGATAACATTATTTATTCTAAAAACAAAAAAGTTTATGTATTAAATAAGAAGTTGAAGAAAAAGTTTTCTTTTAGCGCTGGCGGAAGTTTTTTAGCAGTAGCAGATGTCAATGATGACTATTTATTAGAAATTTTAGCAAGTACTGGAAAGAAATTAAAAACTTATTCAAATGAAGGAATTTTGTTGAATAGCAAAAAAGATAGCGGGAAATGGATTGGAGCAAGATTTTAA